In the genome of Candidatus Reidiella endopervernicosa, one region contains:
- the aprB gene encoding adenylyl-sulfate reductase subunit beta, whose translation MPTFVRTDKCDGCKGQDKTACMYICPHNLMKLDMDGSETGHAMKSFNQEPEQCWECYSCVKICPQQAIEARHYADVVPLGGSVQPLRGSDSIMWTIKFRNGTMKRFKFPIRTTPEGSIDPYGGKADADMSKIEEPGFFNHNEQNGYRAGDPSELICK comes from the coding sequence ATGCCTACATTCGTACGTACCGATAAATGCGATGGCTGCAAGGGTCAGGATAAGACCGCTTGCATGTACATCTGCCCGCACAACCTGATGAAACTCGATATGGACGGTTCTGAAACCGGCCACGCAATGAAGTCTTTCAATCAGGAACCTGAGCAGTGCTGGGAGTGCTACTCCTGCGTTAAGATTTGCCCACAGCAGGCAATCGAAGCTCGTCACTACGCTGACGTTGTTCCTCTTGGTGGTTCAGTACAGCCACTGCGTGGTTCTGATTCCATTATGTGGACCATCAAGTTCCGTAACGGCACCATGAAGCGCTTTAAGTTCCCGATCCGTACGACCCCTGAAGGTTCTATCGATCCTTACGGCGGCAAGGCTGACGCTGACATGTCTAAGATCGAAGAGCCCGGCTTCTTCAATCACAACGAGCAGAATGGCTACCGCGCTGGCGATCCCAGCGAGCTGATCTGTAAGTAA
- a CDS encoding YkgJ family cysteine cluster protein gives MSLIEDSPFDTSPVAPVEYSPDSEISFRCHKGVDCWNACCRQIDITLTPYDIVRLKNRLGMSSEEFLKKYTAPFEFDRHGVPGIKMRTQEDAPVCLFMDEVDGCTVYEDRPTSCRYYPVGLLSKRNEKEYTDRTGYVLVEEEHCHGHREDRKITIGDYRKDQGVEVFDEEARPWRQLLLKKLSSGPTIGKPSPQSLSLFFMACYNHDKFREFVNAPSFTTMFDISDEEMKRLNEDDVALMHFGFKFLAQVLFGEQSIPLKEGAADKRTEERKETWELRREAEAEIHRAKQEQAEKETL, from the coding sequence ATGAGTCTCATCGAAGATTCCCCATTTGATACAAGCCCGGTTGCTCCGGTTGAATACAGCCCTGATTCTGAAATAAGTTTCAGATGCCACAAGGGTGTTGATTGCTGGAATGCCTGTTGCCGCCAGATCGATATCACCCTGACTCCCTACGATATCGTGCGTCTAAAGAATCGACTCGGCATGAGCTCTGAGGAGTTTCTGAAGAAATATACCGCACCGTTCGAGTTTGATCGCCACGGCGTTCCCGGTATCAAGATGCGCACTCAGGAAGATGCACCGGTCTGTCTCTTTATGGACGAGGTTGATGGTTGTACCGTCTACGAAGATCGCCCCACCAGTTGTCGTTACTACCCGGTTGGTCTGCTCTCCAAGCGTAACGAGAAGGAGTACACCGACCGTACGGGTTATGTGCTGGTTGAAGAGGAGCACTGCCATGGTCACAGAGAGGATCGCAAGATCACTATTGGTGACTACCGCAAGGATCAGGGTGTTGAGGTCTTTGATGAGGAGGCGCGCCCATGGCGTCAGCTGCTGTTGAAGAAGCTCTCTTCCGGTCCAACTATCGGAAAGCCTTCGCCACAGAGCCTTTCGCTCTTCTTTATGGCCTGTTACAACCACGATAAATTCCGTGAGTTTGTTAATGCGCCTTCGTTTACGACTATGTTTGATATCAGTGACGAAGAGATGAAGAGACTCAACGAGGATGATGTTGCGTTGATGCACTTCGGCTTCAAGTTCCTCGCGCAGGTGCTGTTTGGCGAGCAGAGTATTCCGCTTAAAGAGGGTGCTGCTGACAAGCGAACTGAAGAGCGTAAAGAGACCTGGGAGCTGCGTCGCGAGGCTGAGGCTGAGATCCATCGCGCCAAGCAGGAGCAGGCGGAAAAAGAGACGCTCTAA
- a CDS encoding VF530 family DNA-binding protein yields MSNEINYKSNPLHGVGLKSVLTEIIDQYGFEILFAYLNINCFKTNPSIESSVKFLKKTDWAREKVEAFYLYDYKNLPRASSEQFLLPPRERVIPEGQSPGEPKELSLEDAVRLQEKRAKKAAERDQRVVRRPAKGVDPWGGWNEKTKR; encoded by the coding sequence ATGAGTAATGAGATCAATTACAAGAGTAACCCCCTGCACGGGGTTGGTTTGAAAAGTGTATTGACTGAGATAATTGATCAGTACGGTTTTGAGATTCTCTTTGCCTATTTAAATATCAACTGTTTTAAGACAAATCCAAGTATTGAGTCCAGTGTGAAGTTTCTGAAAAAAACGGATTGGGCGCGTGAAAAAGTAGAAGCCTTCTATTTGTATGATTATAAAAACTTACCTAGAGCGTCTTCTGAACAGTTTTTGCTGCCCCCAAGGGAGCGGGTTATTCCAGAAGGCCAATCACCGGGTGAGCCTAAAGAGCTAAGTTTGGAAGATGCTGTGCGGTTGCAAGAGAAGCGTGCAAAAAAAGCAGCTGAACGAGATCAGCGGGTAGTGCGGCGCCCTGCAAAAGGTGTCGACCCATGGGGTGGTTGGAATGAAAAAACTAAGCGGTGA
- a CDS encoding CoB--CoM heterodisulfide reductase iron-sulfur subunit B family protein: protein MAKYEYSFYPGCSSQSKASSVNYQKSTQTICEELDIQLNDIPDWNCCGASIGYGGGGELPRISLSARNIAQSQQAHGQQDIVATCAACWLATREAKERIEDSEKVRTGVNAALGEIGIEIATEMPKTRHMVEVLIEDVGYNEIAEKVKRPLEGLKIAGYVGCQTNRPFGIDGESYENPKYLDKMIETVGADAVVNYDKKVSCCGGALMFSEPQKSQALVKDIIESAYDGGADMIVTPCPVCQMNVEVYQGQINKDHGTNFNIPVVYYSTLMSVAFGRNAKDAALDGQMIRAKQLEDIANK from the coding sequence ATGGCTAAATACGAATATTCCTTCTACCCGGGCTGTTCATCACAGTCCAAGGCCTCCTCGGTCAACTACCAGAAGTCTACCCAGACCATCTGTGAGGAGCTCGACATCCAGCTCAACGACATTCCAGACTGGAACTGTTGTGGTGCTTCAATCGGTTACGGCGGTGGTGGTGAGCTGCCCCGTATCAGCCTCTCAGCGCGTAACATCGCACAGTCTCAGCAGGCCCACGGCCAGCAGGACATCGTTGCGACCTGTGCCGCTTGCTGGCTGGCTACCCGCGAGGCTAAAGAGCGCATCGAGGATAGCGAGAAGGTACGCACGGGCGTCAACGCTGCCCTCGGCGAGATCGGTATCGAAATCGCTACCGAGATGCCTAAGACCCGCCACATGGTTGAAGTGCTGATCGAAGACGTTGGCTATAACGAGATCGCTGAGAAGGTTAAACGCCCTCTCGAGGGCCTCAAGATCGCCGGATACGTCGGCTGTCAGACCAACCGTCCGTTCGGTATCGATGGTGAGTCTTACGAGAATCCCAAGTATCTCGATAAGATGATCGAAACCGTTGGTGCAGACGCCGTAGTCAACTACGACAAGAAGGTCTCTTGCTGTGGTGGCGCGCTGATGTTCTCAGAGCCTCAGAAGTCACAGGCACTGGTCAAGGACATCATCGAGTCGGCCTACGATGGCGGTGCTGACATGATCGTCACCCCCTGCCCCGTCTGCCAGATGAACGTTGAGGTCTACCAGGGTCAGATCAACAAGGACCACGGCACCAACTTCAACATCCCGGTCGTCTACTACTCCACCCTGATGTCAGTCGCCTTCGGCCGCAACGCCAAGGATGCTGCTCTCGATGGACAGATGATCCGCGCCAAGCAGCTGGAAGATATTGCCAACAAGTAA
- the aprA gene encoding adenylyl-sulfate reductase subunit alpha, with protein MAEFGNPEVVEETVDVLMIGGGMANCGAAYEIMKWAEGTNLNIKLVDKAAMDRSGAVAQGLSAINTYIGSEQDPADYARMVSNDLMGITRDDLAYDLGRHVDESVHLFEEWGLPIWKTDENGERHDGSKGMTSLKDGGKPVRSGKWQIMINGESYKWIVAEAAKKALGMDRIQERVFIVKLINDKNDPSRIAGAAGFSVREHKVYVFKAKAILLAAGGCVNIFRPRSVGEGTGRAWYPVWNAGSTYSMAAEAGAELTLMENRFVPTRFKDGYGPVGAWFLLFKSQATNAIGETYMTRNKEMLDDYPPYGQAAVPASCLRNHLMLKEMKEGRGPIWMDTVTALGNLRETLSPREVKHLEAEAWEDFLDMCVGQCGIWVGENIEPEKKNSELMPTEPYLLGSHSGCCGIWTSGPTDVGAPTDETEAGVPDHLPSGWNWGYRGMTTVKGLFTAGDGVGASGHKFSSGSHAEGRMAAKAMVKYCLDNADFTPELDTSTEDLVNEILRPVKTFLEHKDYSTAIDVNPNYITPKMLQFRLQKIMDEYVAGVATYYTTNEHMMKVAGEKLDMLKEDSEKLRAKDLHELLRAWENYHRILTAEAHLKHIEFRQESRYPGFYYRADKNFVDEENWHCFVNSIYDKETGKWTCFKRAHVDLVDKSKLFK; from the coding sequence ATGGCAGAATTTGGAAATCCTGAGGTCGTTGAAGAAACAGTAGACGTCCTAATGATTGGTGGCGGTATGGCTAACTGTGGCGCCGCTTACGAAATCATGAAGTGGGCTGAAGGCACTAACCTGAACATCAAGCTGGTCGATAAGGCAGCTATGGACCGCTCTGGCGCGGTTGCACAGGGTCTTTCAGCAATCAACACCTACATCGGTTCTGAGCAGGATCCTGCGGACTACGCTCGCATGGTCTCTAACGATCTGATGGGTATCACCCGTGATGACCTCGCGTACGACCTCGGTCGTCACGTTGATGAGTCGGTTCACCTGTTCGAAGAGTGGGGTCTGCCAATCTGGAAGACCGACGAGAACGGTGAGCGTCATGACGGTTCTAAGGGTATGACTTCACTTAAGGACGGCGGCAAGCCAGTACGTTCTGGTAAGTGGCAGATCATGATCAACGGTGAGTCATACAAGTGGATCGTTGCTGAGGCTGCTAAGAAGGCACTCGGTATGGACCGCATTCAGGAGCGTGTCTTCATCGTTAAGCTGATTAACGACAAGAACGATCCTAGCCGTATCGCTGGCGCTGCTGGCTTCTCCGTACGTGAGCACAAGGTATACGTCTTCAAGGCAAAGGCTATCCTGCTGGCCGCTGGTGGTTGTGTAAACATCTTCCGCCCACGTTCAGTTGGTGAGGGCACCGGTCGTGCCTGGTACCCTGTATGGAACGCTGGTTCTACCTACTCAATGGCTGCTGAGGCAGGCGCTGAGCTGACCCTGATGGAGAACCGCTTCGTACCGACCCGCTTTAAGGACGGTTACGGTCCTGTTGGCGCATGGTTCCTGCTGTTTAAGTCACAGGCTACCAACGCTATCGGCGAGACCTACATGACCCGCAACAAGGAGATGCTCGACGACTATCCTCCTTACGGTCAGGCTGCTGTTCCTGCTTCATGTCTGCGTAATCACCTTATGCTCAAGGAGATGAAGGAAGGCCGTGGTCCTATCTGGATGGACACCGTCACCGCGCTGGGCAACCTGCGTGAGACTCTCTCTCCTCGTGAGGTTAAGCACCTTGAGGCAGAGGCATGGGAAGACTTCCTCGACATGTGTGTTGGCCAGTGTGGTATCTGGGTTGGTGAGAACATCGAGCCTGAGAAGAAGAACTCAGAGCTGATGCCTACCGAACCCTACCTCCTCGGTTCACACTCTGGTTGCTGCGGCATCTGGACCTCTGGTCCTACCGACGTAGGCGCGCCTACCGACGAGACCGAGGCTGGCGTTCCTGACCACCTGCCTTCAGGCTGGAACTGGGGCTACCGTGGAATGACCACCGTTAAGGGTCTGTTCACCGCAGGTGACGGCGTTGGCGCATCTGGTCATAAGTTCTCCTCTGGCTCACACGCCGAGGGCCGTATGGCAGCCAAGGCAATGGTCAAGTACTGCCTGGACAATGCAGACTTCACTCCTGAGCTGGACACCTCTACTGAGGATCTGGTGAATGAGATTCTGCGTCCGGTTAAGACCTTCCTTGAGCACAAGGATTACTCAACCGCTATCGACGTTAACCCTAACTACATCACTCCTAAGATGCTGCAGTTCCGTCTGCAGAAGATCATGGATGAGTACGTTGCTGGTGTTGCTACCTACTACACCACCAACGAGCACATGATGAAGGTTGCTGGTGAGAAGCTGGACATGCTGAAGGAAGACTCTGAGAAGCTGCGTGCTAAGGACCTGCACGAGCTGCTACGTGCTTGGGAGAACTATCACCGCATCCTGACTGCAGAAGCTCACCTGAAGCACATCGAGTTCCGTCAGGAGTCTCGTTACCCTGGTTTCTACTATCGTGCAGACAAGAACTTTGTCGACGAAGAGAACTGGCACTGCTTCGTTAACTCTATCTATGACAAAGAGACTGGTAAGTGGACCTGCTTCAAGCGCGCTCACGTTGATCTCGTAGATAAGTCTAAGCTGTTCAAGTAA
- a CDS encoding TauD/TfdA family dioxygenase — protein sequence MPKTCFRKNSDSPISLDNDDLYQRWRDQKLEGYPKGLGDLLVEINDPRKLTESEHAALLSRCQKANMALYVSNTGTDTDPEIPLTMARRFGLQYLNKNWLADESGLTSLTVRGDGVRQDYIPFSNRAINWHTDGYYNQASKQIHALNLHVTQQAASGGENALMDHEIAYILLREKNPEYIRALMGANAMTIPARIDEGGTVARQEEPGPVFSIMPSGDLHMRYTIRVNNVMWADDEVSREALAFLEELLNSDSPYIYRGRLESGMGLVSNNVLHDRAAFSDDADHKRHYYRARYFDRLAGTSISDIYAL from the coding sequence ATGCCCAAAACATGCTTCCGCAAAAATAGCGACTCCCCGATTAGTCTCGATAATGATGATCTCTACCAACGCTGGCGTGATCAGAAGCTAGAGGGCTATCCCAAGGGGTTGGGTGATCTGTTGGTTGAAATCAATGATCCACGCAAGCTCACTGAGAGTGAACATGCGGCGCTGCTCTCTCGCTGCCAAAAAGCGAATATGGCGCTCTATGTCAGTAACACGGGTACCGATACCGATCCTGAAATTCCGTTGACCATGGCGCGTCGTTTCGGGTTGCAGTATCTGAATAAAAACTGGCTTGCTGACGAGTCTGGCCTTACCTCGCTGACGGTTCGAGGTGATGGTGTTCGACAGGATTACATCCCCTTCAGTAATCGTGCGATTAACTGGCATACCGATGGTTATTACAATCAGGCATCAAAACAGATTCATGCGCTGAACCTTCACGTTACCCAACAGGCTGCGAGTGGCGGTGAGAACGCGCTAATGGATCATGAGATCGCCTATATTCTGCTGCGTGAAAAGAACCCTGAATATATCCGAGCCTTGATGGGGGCAAATGCGATGACCATTCCGGCCCGAATCGATGAAGGTGGTACTGTGGCGCGTCAAGAAGAGCCGGGGCCGGTATTTAGTATCATGCCATCGGGTGATCTGCATATGCGCTACACAATCCGTGTCAATAATGTCATGTGGGCAGATGACGAGGTTAGTCGTGAGGCGTTGGCCTTTCTCGAAGAGCTGCTGAATAGTGACTCACCCTATATCTACCGAGGTCGTTTGGAGTCAGGGATGGGGCTTGTGAGTAATAATGTACTGCATGACCGCGCAGCGTTCAGTGACGATGCGGATCATAAGCGCCACTATTACCGTGCGCGCTATTTTGATCGTCTGGCTGGTACCAGCATCTCAGATATATACGCGCTTTGA
- a CDS encoding 4Fe-4S dicluster domain-containing protein has protein sequence MSDMNTAMVEKYRSSFLKEVEANVEEGDWVKMCMQCGVCSGSCPMENNWEHPPQELFMMIRANKREEVLSSSSMWMCTSCYNCIARCPRGLPITHIMHGLAHYGKRLGLAPKEQPTVKFSQLFWDNLTKTGRVNELKLGLSLYFMNGFGEGIKTALKMKDVGLGMMKTGRLNPFEIFGGHSCKGASDIKKMLAKAKEIEESNTAEFKG, from the coding sequence ATGAGTGACATGAATACCGCGATGGTAGAGAAATATCGCAGCTCCTTCCTCAAAGAAGTTGAGGCGAATGTCGAGGAAGGTGACTGGGTCAAGATGTGCATGCAGTGCGGCGTCTGCTCGGGCTCATGCCCGATGGAGAACAACTGGGAGCATCCGCCCCAGGAGCTCTTCATGATGATCCGCGCCAACAAGCGTGAAGAGGTGCTTTCTAGCTCCTCCATGTGGATGTGTACATCCTGTTACAACTGTATCGCTCGCTGCCCACGCGGCCTGCCGATCACCCACATCATGCACGGCCTGGCACACTACGGTAAGCGTCTCGGCCTCGCTCCCAAGGAGCAACCGACCGTTAAGTTCTCCCAGCTCTTCTGGGACAACCTGACCAAGACAGGACGCGTCAACGAGCTCAAGCTCGGCCTATCCCTCTATTTCATGAACGGCTTTGGTGAAGGTATCAAGACCGCTCTGAAGATGAAGGATGTTGGTCTTGGCATGATGAAGACAGGCCGTCTGAACCCATTCGAAATCTTTGGTGGCCACAGCTGCAAGGGCGCCAGCGACATCAAGAAGATGCTCGCCAAGGCCAAAGAGATCGAAGAGAGTAACACTGCCGAGTTCAAAGGCTGA
- a CDS encoding thiamine pyrophosphate-binding protein, with the protein MKIKVSELIVRYLERLGIEVIFGMPGAHILPVYDALYTSDIESVLVKHEQGAAFMAGGYARDSGKVSACIATAGPGATNLVTGIANAYADKQPILVITGETPTHIFGKGGLQESSGEGGSIDQVSLFKGITRYNRIIERTDYLAQVLTQATKRLLSPCPGPVLLSFPYNVQKELVNDSILDQIKFDRPAHTVYEESPQVDTLTDLIVSADNPVIVAGYGAISANAHDEISRLSEQLKIPVTTSLKAKGIISEQSPLSLGSLGVTSSGHAYKYITEKADLIVVLGAGFNERTSYLWDEKLLKGCKIAQVDSDQEQLEKVFTAEVAINGDIKTTLTGVLNKLAQRGIYCETSGLREQSIVQLKDSSEKSYSVFQSGFSLVEHFFSQLESHFPTDAVVFDDNIIFAQNFFNVTSANRYYPNSGISSLGHAIPAAIGASFYREVPMFAILGDGGFQMCCMEIMTAVNYNKPLNIVMFNNESMGLIRKNQHQQYEQRFINCDFNNPDYAYLARSFGINHQRIEQNSDIDALFSTTDLRGTINLIEIVIDKNVFPNYSSRR; encoded by the coding sequence ATGAAGATTAAAGTCAGTGAACTGATTGTTAGATATCTGGAGCGCCTCGGTATAGAGGTGATCTTTGGCATGCCGGGTGCGCACATCCTGCCTGTCTACGACGCTCTCTATACCTCTGATATCGAGAGTGTATTAGTTAAACACGAGCAGGGTGCGGCCTTCATGGCCGGCGGTTATGCACGGGACTCCGGCAAGGTCTCCGCCTGTATCGCCACTGCTGGCCCGGGTGCAACCAACCTGGTTACCGGCATCGCCAACGCCTATGCCGATAAGCAGCCCATTCTTGTGATTACTGGAGAGACGCCGACCCATATCTTTGGCAAGGGCGGGCTGCAGGAGAGTTCGGGCGAAGGCGGCAGCATCGATCAGGTCTCGCTATTTAAGGGCATCACCCGCTACAACCGCATTATCGAACGCACCGACTATCTGGCACAGGTACTGACCCAGGCAACCAAGCGACTGCTCTCACCCTGCCCTGGGCCGGTGCTACTCAGCTTTCCCTATAACGTGCAGAAGGAGCTGGTCAATGACTCTATTCTCGATCAGATCAAGTTTGACCGCCCTGCCCACACTGTCTACGAGGAGTCTCCGCAGGTCGATACACTAACCGACCTGATTGTGAGTGCAGACAACCCTGTCATCGTTGCCGGTTATGGTGCGATCAGTGCAAATGCTCACGATGAGATATCTCGACTTAGTGAACAGCTGAAAATCCCCGTCACTACCAGCCTCAAGGCGAAGGGCATTATCAGCGAGCAGTCTCCGCTCTCACTCGGCAGCCTCGGTGTCACTTCCAGTGGTCATGCGTATAAGTACATTACTGAGAAGGCAGACCTGATTGTAGTGCTGGGCGCTGGATTCAATGAACGCACCAGCTACCTCTGGGACGAAAAACTTCTCAAGGGGTGCAAGATCGCCCAGGTCGATAGCGACCAGGAGCAGCTAGAGAAGGTCTTTACTGCCGAGGTCGCGATCAATGGTGATATCAAGACCACCTTAACTGGCGTACTCAACAAACTTGCCCAGCGCGGCATCTACTGCGAGACCAGCGGCCTACGTGAGCAGAGCATCGTACAGCTCAAGGACTCCTCAGAGAAGAGCTACTCTGTCTTCCAATCAGGCTTCTCACTGGTTGAGCACTTCTTCTCCCAGCTCGAGTCGCATTTTCCGACGGATGCCGTGGTCTTTGATGACAACATCATCTTCGCGCAGAACTTCTTCAATGTGACCAGCGCCAACCGCTACTACCCCAACTCCGGCATCTCTTCACTCGGCCATGCGATCCCCGCTGCCATCGGAGCTAGCTTCTATCGAGAGGTGCCGATGTTCGCCATTCTTGGCGATGGTGGTTTCCAGATGTGCTGCATGGAGATCATGACAGCGGTGAACTACAACAAGCCGCTCAACATCGTGATGTTCAACAACGAGAGCATGGGACTGATTCGCAAGAATCAGCACCAGCAGTATGAACAGCGCTTTATCAATTGCGACTTTAACAATCCCGACTACGCCTACCTCGCTCGCTCCTTTGGTATTAACCATCAGCGAATTGAGCAGAACAGCGATATCGACGCACTGTTTAGCACCACCGATCTTCGCGGAACGATTAACCTGATCGAGATCGTGATCGACAAGAACGTCTTTCCCAACTACTCATCGAGACGTTAA